The Anaeromusa acidaminophila DSM 3853 region ATGTCGTGGGGCACAGTCGTTTTTTCTGTAAGAGGCATTTTTATTTATTCTCCCTGGCTTTGCCAGGTATGCCCGCCACTCCATGGTGACTGTCTTTTTGAAAAGCCGAACGTTCCAGTATTTACGCAGGTTGAGGATAAAAAAAGACCCTGCAAGGAAGCTCCGAAAAGCTTCTGCAAGGTCTTTTTGTCTATGTCGGGCAGGCTAAGTCACTTTGGCCTCTCGAGAAAAAACGACTGTGCCCCACGACATAGTATCCTCGACCTTGTTAAATCCATTGTAACTATCAATACTTCAAATTACAAGAGCAACAAAATGCACCGAAACTTATGGTTTCATTATAGGCTGTCTCTTTGACAATGCGGTTGTATTTGAGGATACCTTCAACGCTTTGGAATATCTGGTATATTCCATCACGCCCACGAGGTTTGATAGGGTTTTATAGACATTTTCCTTCATTATAATTCATACGTTTTCACAAACGATCTCTCTATGCTTTTATAGTTAGTGTCCGAAAAATCGCACAACTCATAATCTTTATAGACTTTATCAAGCAACTCTAAAAACGGAATCTGTTTCCACAAATTTCTGAAATTCTTTTTATCCTTCAAACAAAAGGGAATGATAAAAACAAAAATCTGATCCATAATCCGTAATTCCCCATAACAATATGGCAAATCGTAGTTTTTTTCGTCTTTTCTTTCAAAGATGTACAATTCCGGTTCTAAAATTAGCCTCTGGCACTTTATTATGGCAACATCCGGCAACTGGCATGCCCCCCGAAAATCGAGCCAGATTTTAAGTTAGTCTAGCATACTTTTTTCTAACTTAAAATCTGGCTCGATTTTCGGGGGGCATGCCAGGCTCAACAGATACCGGTCTGCCAGTACTTCCACCGTCTGCACCGGATTATTGCCTGTAGGCAGTTGCTTGGCTTGGCGCAGCTTATCTACCGATAGATGGAACAAGGTTTCATCTACTACGGTTTTGAGAGTGTCCTGAACCTTCATAAAGAAGGTTTTGTCGTCTTGCGCCAGCGTTTCATCGGAAAAGATTTCATAGGCTGCGTCATCATTTTCAATCTGCCGCCCTACATGGTAACGCTTTTGGGCATAGTCTTTCACAATCAGGCCGTTCTTACACACCAGCCGGAAGAGGAGCGGCTCCACCTTCAGACTCCCTAAGCCTACCTCGCTATTGGAAATCACCATACCAGCCTGCACTGCATCACCTACGTCTACCTCAGCCTGCAGGCGTTTATTGATAACCTTGATAAACATGTGGCTTTCCGTAACCTCGCAGGACACCAATTCTGCCCCTTTCATGTCTTTGATGAAGGGGAAAACCACGTCCGCCAATTCCAGATTATCAAGCCGCCGGTAGCGGTCCGACAAAAAGGCTCTGGCTTTGCCGTCTAATGTGCGCACCATGCGATTGGCGGGCTGCTTCGTAAACCAGCGGTTGATGTTGTAATCAAGAAGCTCCGGGTCTTCGATGCGCATCTTTTGGTAGTACTTTTGCGGAATTTGCAGGCGTTCTCCCAATTGCCGGTGCATCAGTTCGCTGACCACGAATTCTTCCGCTCCCTCCGGCAAAACAACTTGCAGCAAGCTCTGCCCCTGCTCCGTCTTGACCACCAGCTTTCGGGTGTCCGCTACAAAGTCTTTTCTTGCCTGTCGCTGGCGTTCTAGTTCCTGCGCTAATTGGATAATGGTTCTGCCCTGTTTCATACGTAAATCGCTCCTTTTTCTTTTCATATTTTATTTCCACATAATTTCCTTACTGTAAAGAACTTCTCGGTTTAATCATTGTCCAAGAAGATAAACAAGGGCTTCCATCATGGAAGCCCTTGTTTAGGTGAGTATCAAATTTAGTCGTTACCATCTTTTGGTTTTTCTTGCTCGACAATCGCTTTTACCACAGCAAGTAGCACTGAAGCTGCCATCAACACCATATCCATTACTTTATTCTTTGTCAATAAAATCCCCCGCCTTCTATATATCACTAATTCCATAATATATAGGCGAAGAATAAGGATATTCGATTATTTCATTATAATCTATTTGTGATTTCTTTTGTATTCCACA contains the following coding sequences:
- a CDS encoding DUF932 domain-containing protein; the protein is MKQGRTIIQLAQELERQRQARKDFVADTRKLVVKTEQGQSLLQVVLPEGAEEFVVSELMHRQLGERLQIPQKYYQKMRIEDPELLDYNINRWFTKQPANRMVRTLDGKARAFLSDRYRRLDNLELADVVFPFIKDMKGAELVSCEVTESHMFIKVINKRLQAEVDVGDAVQAGMVISNSEVGLGSLKVEPLLFRLVCKNGLIVKDYAQKRYHVGRQIENDDAAYEIFSDETLAQDDKTFFMKVQDTLKTVVDETLFHLSVDKLRQAKQLPTGNNPVQTVEVLADRYLLSLACPPKIEPDFKLEKSMLD